In Felis catus isolate Fca126 chromosome A2 unlocalized genomic scaffold, F.catus_Fca126_mat1.0 chrA2_random_Un_scaffold_66, whole genome shotgun sequence, a single genomic region encodes these proteins:
- the LOC105259735 gene encoding ral guanine nucleotide dissociation stimulator-like isoform X2: MFSCCFPRYRGSGCQKPQCAGLLRCWRGFLNPRWRCLRMFSSRSHKSHMPQMEENLNESPCSTSLKERRKPHAISTKPRWLRGTKVTRGDDNENCVRWTIDAGLLKQRVEHLVPAFLGRDPTYVSTFLGTYTTFTTTQKVLEVLFMRAISSILGTWLDHYPEDFFRPPDFTSLKLLQAYVGVHMPGSELQRRARLLYSWRKHREPNEPESLAMAPAPEPRSDVPQERSPAISVVPTAASQPRLPEATSSPGAQRVRESETLTAVSPPGQEVLPALADSQELEEPPAPLVAPEHEQPPAPAGGVTEGLEEPPAAAEQPASAPQQRLMSAAAPKDEFPDLFIAFFVISVVLIEVFTVLIY; encoded by the exons ATGTTCTCTTGTTGTTTTCCCAGGTACCGGGGCTCTGGATGCCAGAAGCCCCAGTGCGCAGGATTACTCAGATGTTGGAGAGGTTTCCTTAACCCACGCTGGCGATGCCTCAGGATGTTTTCCAGCAGGTCACATAAG AGCCACATGCCACAGATGGAGGAGAACCTGAATGAGAGCCCCTGCTCTACTTCcctgaaggaaaggaggaagcccCATGCCATCAGCACGAAGCCGCGCTGGCTCAGG GGTACAAAGGTCACACGCGGGGATGATAATGAGAACTGTGTGCGGTGGACCATCGATGCAGGCCTGCTGAAGCAGCGAGTGGAACACCTCGTGCCCGCCTTCCTGGGGAGAGACCCCACATATGTCTCCACCTTCTTGGGCACGTACACAACCTTTACTACCACCCAAAAGGTCTTGGAAGTGTTGTTTATGAG ggccatctcctccatcctgggcacctggctggatcactACCCCGAGGACTTTTTCCGGCCTCCAGATTTCACAAGCTTGAAGTTGCTGCAGGCATATGTAGGAGTCCACATgccgggctccgagctgcagcGCCGCGCCCGCCTTCTCTACTCATGGCGGAAACACCGTGAGCCCAATGAGCCAGAGTCTCTGG CCATGGCACCAGCTCCAGAGCCACGTTCAGACGTCCCTCAGGAGCGATCCCCTGCTATCTCTGTGGTGCCCACTGCAGCCTCGCAGCCCAGGCTGCCTGAAGCCACTAGTTCTCCTGGAGCTCAGCGCGTACGAGAATCGGAGACCCTCACTGCAGTGTCCCCACCAGGGCAGGAGGtactcccagctctggctgacagtcaggagctggaagagccacctgcccctttggtggccccagagcatgagcagcccccagccccagccggcgGGGTCACGGAAGGGCTGGAGGAACCACCTGCTGCAGCTGAGCAACCAGCCTCTGCTCCCCAACAGCGGCTCATGTCCGCTGCAGCCCCAAAGGATGAATTCCCTGACCTTTTCATTGCGTTCTTTGTCATTTCTGTAGTTCTTATAGAGGTATTTACTGTCCTTATAtattag
- the LOC105259735 gene encoding ral guanine nucleotide dissociation stimulator-like isoform X3, giving the protein MFSSRSHKSHMPQMEENLNESPCSTSLKERRKPHAISTKPRWLRGTKVTRGDDNENCVRWTIDAGLLKQRVEHLVPAFLGRDPTYVSTFLGTYTTFTTTQKVLEVLFMRYGCFHSEAEEDGGPREQEKLAISSILGTWLDHYPEDFFRPPDFTSLKLLQAYVGVHMPGSELQRRARLLYSWRKHREPNEPESLAMAPAPEPRSDVPQERSPAISVVPTAASQPRLPEATSSPGAQRVRESETLTAVSPPGQEVLPALADSQELEEPPAPLVAPEHEQPPAPAGGVTEGLEEPPAAAEQPASAPQQRLMSAAAPKDEFPDLFIAFFVISVVLIEVFTVLIY; this is encoded by the exons ATGTTTTCCAGCAGGTCACATAAG AGCCACATGCCACAGATGGAGGAGAACCTGAATGAGAGCCCCTGCTCTACTTCcctgaaggaaaggaggaagcccCATGCCATCAGCACGAAGCCGCGCTGGCTCAGG GGTACAAAGGTCACACGCGGGGATGATAATGAGAACTGTGTGCGGTGGACCATCGATGCAGGCCTGCTGAAGCAGCGAGTGGAACACCTCGTGCCCGCCTTCCTGGGGAGAGACCCCACATATGTCTCCACCTTCTTGGGCACGTACACAACCTTTACTACCACCCAAAAGGTCTTGGAAGTGTTGTTTATGAG atACGGATGCTTCCATtcggaggctgaggaggatggCGGACCCCGGGAGCAGGAGAAACT ggccatctcctccatcctgggcacctggctggatcactACCCCGAGGACTTTTTCCGGCCTCCAGATTTCACAAGCTTGAAGTTGCTGCAGGCATATGTAGGAGTCCACATgccgggctccgagctgcagcGCCGCGCCCGCCTTCTCTACTCATGGCGGAAACACCGTGAGCCCAATGAGCCAGAGTCTCTGG CCATGGCACCAGCTCCAGAGCCACGTTCAGACGTCCCTCAGGAGCGATCCCCTGCTATCTCTGTGGTGCCCACTGCAGCCTCGCAGCCCAGGCTGCCTGAAGCCACTAGTTCTCCTGGAGCTCAGCGCGTACGAGAATCGGAGACCCTCACTGCAGTGTCCCCACCAGGGCAGGAGGtactcccagctctggctgacagtcaggagctggaagagccacctgcccctttggtggccccagagcatgagcagcccccagccccagccggcgGGGTCACGGAAGGGCTGGAGGAACCACCTGCTGCAGCTGAGCAACCAGCCTCTGCTCCCCAACAGCGGCTCATGTCCGCTGCAGCCCCAAAGGATGAATTCCCTGACCTTTTCATTGCGTTCTTTGTCATTTCTGTAGTTCTTATAGAGGTATTTACTGTCCTTATAtattag
- the LOC105259735 gene encoding ral guanine nucleotide dissociation stimulator-like isoform X4, with protein sequence MPQMEENLNESPCSTSLKERRKPHAISTKPRWLRGTKVTRGDDNENCVRWTIDAGLLKQRVEHLVPAFLGRDPTYVSTFLGTYTTFTTTQKVLEVLFMRYGCFHSEAEEDGGPREQEKLAISSILGTWLDHYPEDFFRPPDFTSLKLLQAYVGVHMPGSELQRRARLLYSWRKHREPNEPESLAMAPAPEPRSDVPQERSPAISVVPTAASQPRLPEATSSPGAQRVRESETLTAVSPPGQEVLPALADSQELEEPPAPLVAPEHEQPPAPAGGVTEGLEEPPAAAEQPASAPQQRLMSAAAPKDEFPDLFIAFFVISVVLIEVFTVLIY encoded by the exons ATGCCACAGATGGAGGAGAACCTGAATGAGAGCCCCTGCTCTACTTCcctgaaggaaaggaggaagcccCATGCCATCAGCACGAAGCCGCGCTGGCTCAGG GGTACAAAGGTCACACGCGGGGATGATAATGAGAACTGTGTGCGGTGGACCATCGATGCAGGCCTGCTGAAGCAGCGAGTGGAACACCTCGTGCCCGCCTTCCTGGGGAGAGACCCCACATATGTCTCCACCTTCTTGGGCACGTACACAACCTTTACTACCACCCAAAAGGTCTTGGAAGTGTTGTTTATGAG atACGGATGCTTCCATtcggaggctgaggaggatggCGGACCCCGGGAGCAGGAGAAACT ggccatctcctccatcctgggcacctggctggatcactACCCCGAGGACTTTTTCCGGCCTCCAGATTTCACAAGCTTGAAGTTGCTGCAGGCATATGTAGGAGTCCACATgccgggctccgagctgcagcGCCGCGCCCGCCTTCTCTACTCATGGCGGAAACACCGTGAGCCCAATGAGCCAGAGTCTCTGG CCATGGCACCAGCTCCAGAGCCACGTTCAGACGTCCCTCAGGAGCGATCCCCTGCTATCTCTGTGGTGCCCACTGCAGCCTCGCAGCCCAGGCTGCCTGAAGCCACTAGTTCTCCTGGAGCTCAGCGCGTACGAGAATCGGAGACCCTCACTGCAGTGTCCCCACCAGGGCAGGAGGtactcccagctctggctgacagtcaggagctggaagagccacctgcccctttggtggccccagagcatgagcagcccccagccccagccggcgGGGTCACGGAAGGGCTGGAGGAACCACCTGCTGCAGCTGAGCAACCAGCCTCTGCTCCCCAACAGCGGCTCATGTCCGCTGCAGCCCCAAAGGATGAATTCCCTGACCTTTTCATTGCGTTCTTTGTCATTTCTGTAGTTCTTATAGAGGTATTTACTGTCCTTATAtattag
- the LOC105259735 gene encoding ral guanine nucleotide dissociation stimulator-like isoform X1 — protein sequence MFSCCFPRYRGSGCQKPQCAGLLRCWRGFLNPRWRCLRMFSSRSHKSHMPQMEENLNESPCSTSLKERRKPHAISTKPRWLRGTKVTRGDDNENCVRWTIDAGLLKQRVEHLVPAFLGRDPTYVSTFLGTYTTFTTTQKVLEVLFMRYGCFHSEAEEDGGPREQEKLAISSILGTWLDHYPEDFFRPPDFTSLKLLQAYVGVHMPGSELQRRARLLYSWRKHREPNEPESLAMAPAPEPRSDVPQERSPAISVVPTAASQPRLPEATSSPGAQRVRESETLTAVSPPGQEVLPALADSQELEEPPAPLVAPEHEQPPAPAGGVTEGLEEPPAAAEQPASAPQQRLMSAAAPKDEFPDLFIAFFVISVVLIEVFTVLIY from the exons ATGTTCTCTTGTTGTTTTCCCAGGTACCGGGGCTCTGGATGCCAGAAGCCCCAGTGCGCAGGATTACTCAGATGTTGGAGAGGTTTCCTTAACCCACGCTGGCGATGCCTCAGGATGTTTTCCAGCAGGTCACATAAG AGCCACATGCCACAGATGGAGGAGAACCTGAATGAGAGCCCCTGCTCTACTTCcctgaaggaaaggaggaagcccCATGCCATCAGCACGAAGCCGCGCTGGCTCAGG GGTACAAAGGTCACACGCGGGGATGATAATGAGAACTGTGTGCGGTGGACCATCGATGCAGGCCTGCTGAAGCAGCGAGTGGAACACCTCGTGCCCGCCTTCCTGGGGAGAGACCCCACATATGTCTCCACCTTCTTGGGCACGTACACAACCTTTACTACCACCCAAAAGGTCTTGGAAGTGTTGTTTATGAG atACGGATGCTTCCATtcggaggctgaggaggatggCGGACCCCGGGAGCAGGAGAAACT ggccatctcctccatcctgggcacctggctggatcactACCCCGAGGACTTTTTCCGGCCTCCAGATTTCACAAGCTTGAAGTTGCTGCAGGCATATGTAGGAGTCCACATgccgggctccgagctgcagcGCCGCGCCCGCCTTCTCTACTCATGGCGGAAACACCGTGAGCCCAATGAGCCAGAGTCTCTGG CCATGGCACCAGCTCCAGAGCCACGTTCAGACGTCCCTCAGGAGCGATCCCCTGCTATCTCTGTGGTGCCCACTGCAGCCTCGCAGCCCAGGCTGCCTGAAGCCACTAGTTCTCCTGGAGCTCAGCGCGTACGAGAATCGGAGACCCTCACTGCAGTGTCCCCACCAGGGCAGGAGGtactcccagctctggctgacagtcaggagctggaagagccacctgcccctttggtggccccagagcatgagcagcccccagccccagccggcgGGGTCACGGAAGGGCTGGAGGAACCACCTGCTGCAGCTGAGCAACCAGCCTCTGCTCCCCAACAGCGGCTCATGTCCGCTGCAGCCCCAAAGGATGAATTCCCTGACCTTTTCATTGCGTTCTTTGTCATTTCTGTAGTTCTTATAGAGGTATTTACTGTCCTTATAtattag